GTGGGTCAAGTTGAGCATGCACTGTACCCGCTCAGGAGCCCTCTAGATTCTGaattgcacacatgcacgcagtTTTGATGTATGTTGACAGGCTCAGTGGTCAGGCACTTCTAAACCTCCCTGTGGCTACCACACACTTCCCTCTGATGTTCCTGGCTTAACACCCAAATCTGtgttttatctttgctgccctgttaccttctgggcaccaccacccccgccccccccataGGGCCACATTCCCTATTGCGGAATTCCCTATTGCGGAAACCATTGTTGGATGGTTTCTGTCCTGTAGCTCTTAAATCTGATCTGATCTTTCTCCCTCGAGTCATGAatattctccctctcctcccctctttctcagACCCTTGCCCATGCAAACTAAaagccccaccccatctccctcaCCGCCCACTGGCTCGATGGCAACTCTTTACTGTCAATTGAAGGCCGCTGGGGCTGGGACCCTGAGGTCTGTAAGCACAGCATTGGGAGACGAAATAAGACTGAGTACTAGAACCATTCCCCAACAGGATGAGGTTCAAGTGTGGGCTCAGTGCTGAAGGCGGAGCTGTTGTAGAAGCCGCACTTTAAAAGCTGGCCTTGCTGCTGTGTGCTTGTGACCTCAGCCCCAGGGAGGTGGAACCAGGATGACCAACTAGACCAGGAGAGTGAGCTAGCCTTTCAACCAGTAAGACCTGTGTCAGTCAGGGTGACACAGCCGGGAACCTTCATGCACTTGGTTGGAGGTGATGTTACAGGTGTCCAGAGCCTTGCACTGTTATATTCCTGGTAGGTCCTGTGGGTAACCTGTGCACTGTGGTGGTCTCCAGGGGACCTCTCTCTTTGACATAGGATctcatgttgcccaggctagctttgaactcattgtgtagccGAGTGTACCtttactcctgatcctcctgcctgtcccttCCTAGAGCTGGGATGATAGGCATGGCCACCACACCGGCACATGTGGTTCTGGGGATGAAGCCTGTGTGTCCCCAGCAGTGCCCTGCCCACTGAgccccagccacacacacacctctgcccaggtcctggcaTAGACTGGGTGATCCCACCACAGCCCTGTCAGTGTTTTGGCGAGGCTCCTGGAGGCTGAGCCGGGTATGCCACAGACTCTGCACGGCTACTTTGCACATTTGGCAAAGCAGCTCAGTGGCTGTTGTGTTCTCTTCCCTCCCAGGGCTCGGCTATGACCCCTGCAGCCCAGAGCTGCCACAGCCCCCCACACAGAGGGAGAATGGCGCCCTGGCTCAGGGTGATGGcatgctggagctggagctggttaACCAGGCCATCGAGGCTGTGCGCGGCGAGGTGGAGCTGGAGCAGAGGCGCTACCAGGAGCTCCTCGAGACTGCACGGGGCAGTGCCAGGGCCTCAGCCCTGGCACCATGCAGCCCTGCCACAAACGTGGGTGACGATGATGACACCTTCTCTTTAGCCCTAACTTACACGCCAGGTGGCCTGCTCAGCCCAGACGCTGCCTACCAGCCCACCCCATTGGCCGTCCCTGCAGAGCCAGGGCACAAGTACTCCCTTGCCCCCTCAGACAGGGGTCAGGGCAAAGCTGCAGGAGGTGCTGCTGCCCTGGAGTATGTCCCCAAGGCTGTGGGCCAGCCCCGCCGCTGGGGCCGCCCTGTGGCCGGTGGCAAGTACGTGGTAGATAGTTCAAAGCCTTCGACAGATCTAGAGTATGACCCACTGTCTAACTATTCAGCCCGGCACCTTGGCAGGGCCAGTGCTGGGGATGAGAGGGCCACCAAGCGGCCCCGGGGCTCCAGGGGTGCTGAGCCATACACACCTGCCCCCAAGAAGCTCTGTGACCCCTTCAGTGGCTGTGAGGCCAGGTTCTCAGACTCAGAAGATGATGTGGCCAGCCCCCCAAAGGCTGATGTTAGCAGCCCCAAGGCTGGGGCTGGCCCTGAAAGCAAGGCGCCTGGGAAGCCTGTGTCCAAGGAGGCCAGGGACCATGAGGAGGCTGGCCCACGGGGCACCAAGGAGATGGCTGTGCAGTGTGACGTGGAAGACCTCGGGCAGCCTCCCCGAGCACCGGACGCAGCGTCCTTGCTCAGGCCTGGCTCCCAAGCCAGGGCCTCTCAAGATGCTGGGGTCCCCAAGGAGGGTAgagccaagaagaagaaaagtgggACCCTAGCCAGTCTCAGTCACAAGAACAAGGtccttaaaaaagacaaaaagaaagagaaagatgcaGCCAGGCCCCGAGGGAAGGAAAAGGTTAGTGCAGACAAGAAGAAACTGCCTGCCAGTAGCCCGCGGGGCAAGGCCCAGGGACCTGAAGGGACCAAGAAAAAACCATCCTCTGCGACCACAGTGGCCAGCTCAGGGAAAGGGGGGCCGGGCCGCCCCTCCAGCACGGGGCCCCAGGACTCTGGGCCTGGTCCTCGTGCACCACTGGCCTGGAAAGGTGTCAGCATAAAGAAGATGCCATCAGGGAAGATGGCGGAACGCAAGGCCCACTCCCTGGATGACGGAGTACCCCAGGACACCCCTAAGCTCAAGAAACGGGCCCTGAGCCACGCCGAACTATTTGGAGATGAGAGCGAGGAGGAGGACTCAGGCCTGGGTGCTGGAGCACCCCGGGTCTGGCCCCCGACCCTGCCCAGCCTCAGCTCAGACTCTGAATCAGACTCTGACTCCAGCCTGGGCCTGGCTGAGGTGAAGGTGCCCAAGCGTCTCAAGGCCGCACCGCCCGCGTCCCCCGCACCACCCTCCccattgtcctcctcctcctcgtcatcGTCCTCCTCGGGAGCCAGCCAGTGTGCCGAGGAGGGTGTGGACTATGCGGCCCTGGAGAAGGAGGTGGACTTCGATGTGGACCCTATGGAGGAATGCCTACGGATCTTCAACGAGTCCACCAGCGTGAAGACGGAGGACAAGGGCCGGCTGGCCCGGCAGGTGAGGGCGCAGCCTTGGCAGGCGAGGGCCCTTCGAGGGGACACTCCGTCCCACGGTCATCTCCAACCGATTCCAGCCTCTGTGACCCAAGCAGAAGCCGCTCCTTCAGCACCGGCCTCTTAACTCCATTCAAAATTCAGGAGCCCTCGGCGGCCGCCTGCTGCCCCCCTGCACCCTGCCCAGAATGAGGACGCTGGCTTTCTGCCCACCCAGCCGGCTTCTCGTGGCAGCGTCCGACTGACCGTTCAGACTGACCAGCAAAGGGGTACCAGGCCCTCCCGCCCCACGCCTGCTCACACCGCCTCTGTCCCAGCTCCTTGTCCTTTCCTGCCCCTCTTCCCCTCAGCTCTTGCTCCCTTTCTAGCCTCtaagccccctcctctcctcacTCCCTGGCCGGCctggtcaggctggccttgacccaTCTGAGTGTCCCTCCTGCTCATGTCCCCATGCTGGCCACCAGAGGGCGCTCATCCTGAACAAAGAAAGATGGACTTGGCCAGTTCCTTCCAGCACGAGCCCTGCCTGTGGGATGCCCTTGACTGGCATTCCATATCTGAGCCGTCATCCTGGGCTGGGTGTGGGGGCAGCAGCAGGGACACGCCCACTTGTCCTCCTATCCACAAGGCTTGGGAGGCAGGTGCTGGGGCCCGGCCTTGGGCCGCAGGGTGCTGATCCTCGGTAGGGCTCTCATTGGCAGGACTGCCTAAGGTTTGGCTGCAACATGAgggtgggtgggaaggcaggGGCGTGCCCCAAGGAGGCCCCAGAGTGAGGAGCACATGTGTGTTTTCAGACACCCAAGGAGAAGACTGAGGAGAAGACACAGGCCGGCCTGACCACTTTGTTCCCAGGGCAGAAGAGGAGGGTCTCACACCTTTGCAAGCCAGGCAGGGAGGtaagacccagaaaagggggtACGGGGCAGGCCTCTGGAGGAAGGAGATCTGCCGCCAAAGTTTGGCAGAGGACCCCTGCTGCCGGCTTTTGGTAAGCTGGTGTCCAGTGCTTCATGTCCCATCCAGCCTGTCTTCCCTGACCTGGGCATAGGAACAGTGCACCAAGGAGTGTGGGTAACAACCCACGGGAGTTAGAGTGGGCTGTCGAGCCTCAGCCTGGGGAGATAGGATGCTAGGAGAGGCCTGTGTGGGCCGCGATGGCCCCTCAAACATCCCTGGTGCTTGGGGGCCGATGCAGTCTCTGTGGAGAATGGGCGCAGGCAGGTCTTGGGTCCCGTGGAGAGCCCTGCTGGACAGTGGCAGCTGGGCATGGAGCAGCCATAGAAGTTGCAATTTTGGAGCCTCCCTGCTCTGCCCTGGAGCTTCACTGCCTCTGCTAGATCAAGCCTTGTCACCATGAGCCTGGAGCTAGCCCTGGGGCCTGTGTTCTCTCAGGCAGAGGCCCCGAAGAGGACCCCCGTGGCTCCCCCAGCTCGGCCCCCGACTGCCCAGGAGGTGTGCTACCGGCGAGCGCAGCAAGCGCAGAGGGACTCGGCCAGCCGGCTGCAGGCTGCCCCGCGGCCGACGGAGAGGCTTTCCTCTGTGCACATCTCAGCGCCCGGTGAGAAGAGGAGGATCGCTCACGTACCCAACCCCCGACTGGCTGCCGGTAAGTCCTGGCCTCAGCCTTTCGTGGATACCTCGCCCTGGCATGTGCAGTGTGAGGGAAGCAGCACTCTGAGAACTTCTGCTGTACCTGGCCTCGAGCACCTTCCCAGGGACTCAGTGATCGTGGAGTAGGGACAAGATGGCCCAGGTCTGAGCAGCCTCCGTGCTCCCTCCCAGCCCAGCGACCAGCAGTGGGACGTACCTGGGCTTACCTGGAGTAGACAGCAGCTTGAAGGCCAGGGGTGGGGCGGTCCTGTCAGCTCTGAGCAGTGGTCCCAACTGGCCCCATTCCCAGGCAAAGCTGCTGAGTATGTCCTGTCTAGAGAGTCCGGGCCGTGACCAGAACAGGGAGCCTCTGGGcttctcccttctcccatcaAGGGCTGCAGTGCCCTGGTCCTGTCAATGGCGGCACAGCTTCGTCTTCTGACGTTCCTGCCTGAGCTGCTGTGGCACAGAGCCGGGGGTGCTGCTCTTGGCTGTGGCTGTAGCAGCGCCTGCCAGGGCTGTTCCAGTTCTGGGTCTCTCCTGGTCTCCCAGAAAGCCGTCTGGATGTGCTTCAGTGCTCATGGTATAGCTTGCGCACAGGCTAGGAGCTACTCATGCAGACTGCGGCCAGAGAGCACTGGGGGTCTCTCTTGACACGTCCAGCCTTGGTAGGTTGGTTCCAGGAAGGATGGGCTGTGATGAGCAGTACTCCACACCCGCATATCCATGCCGGGAGCAGCCCTGGCCCACCTTCTGCCAGGGCGGGGACTGTGTGTGGTTTGTGACCTCattacagggacaggcaggtagccTGTCACAATGAGCAGGCCAGGGCATCCCAGGCCCTCTGGTCCTGTGCCCTGGAGCCAGGGCTACCCCTCAGACGTCAATGTCTCGGAGTTGGGGGCTGGAACATGTGGCAGAGGCCCCGACCACGCCCCACCATTTGCCAGACTGCCCCGACCGTGGCATTGCCTGAGCCGGCCTCCACAGCCGCGTTGCCCTTCCCCACCTCCATGGACTTGTCCCAGAGCAGCTAGAGTCCCATGTCCTTCCGCACCCCGAGCCCGGTGCCCCGGCCCCCGCTGCGCTGCGAGATGCGCGTTCTGCTCACACTCAACGACCACAGCTTCCTGGTGCTCCGCAGCTCCGTCATGGGCCTGCTGTCCTCCTGCACTCACGTCCCCTGTCCCCCACCAGCCCCCACAGGTGCCAAGAGGGCACTCCCTGCCAGCAGCAGCCAGGTGTCCCACGGCCCCGAACCTGGCAGCCAGCCACTGAAGACACGCACGTTGTCAGGGATGGCATCTAAGACAACCACCACCGTCACCCCCAAGCGCATCGCCCACAGCCCATCACTCCAGGTACCCTGCACTCCCGCCATGAGCTGCACTCTGCTCGTATTGTCCCCGTAGGACTCTGTGTGTCCTGTCTCCTATACTGAGAATGAGTCAGAGCTTATACAGACACCCCTGCCGTGCCCCAGCCTTCCCTCTGGACTTATAGATGGACTCATGCATTGGGACAACTCATTCCTGTCTTCCCCAGAGGGCCCATGTCCTAACACCCTgctctctgtctccagagtttaaAGAAGCCCGTTATCCCAAAAGAATTTGGCGGCAAGGTCCCCACTGTGGTCCGCCAGCGCTATCTCAACCTGTTCATTGAGGAGTGTCTCAAGTTCTGTTCGTCCAACCAGGAGGCCATTGAGAAGGTGGGCTCTGCAGTGCGCTTTCCTGTCAGGGAAGGATGCAGGCCCTGGGCATCGTGGCCTTGAGCTGCAGCTGGGAAGGTCCCCATCTGTCCTGACCCTGCTCTAGGCATCTTGGCTCATAGGCTGCCTGTAGCACGTCCTCGTGAGTGACAGGCTGGTCCTGCACCGGCCACTGTCATCCCAGAGCAGCTGATCATACTGCCCATGCTCCTGGGTGCCAGGCTCTGCCAGGACCTTAGGCTGAGCACTGTCTTACCCAGGCCCTGAACGAGGAAAAGGTGGCATATGACCGCAGTCCCAGCAAGAACATATACCTGAACGTGGCCGTGAACACCCTTAAGAGGCTAAGGGGCCTGGTCCCCAACACCGTGCCCCACCTCAGCAGTGAGTCGGGGCGGCTGTGTGCAGAGGGGCTTGCCCAGAGCTGGCTGTCCATGGGCTTCAGCAGCAGGCATGGTCCCTGGTTCCCCACACTCGGGCTACTGCCCAAGGtaccctctgcccctccctccctccccctccaccaaCGATGCCCACTTCACCGTGAGTGCCTGAGCGCTGCACATTAAGCTGGGGAAGGAGGCCGAGGCTGAGACATGTCATTCTGTCCCCTCGAGAGGCCCCATTAAGCAGCCGCCACAGTGCGTGCTCGCCTCCCTGGCCCCATTAGTCTGTCTCACCTTGGAACCCATTAGTGGTCAGCTTTGTAGCTGCAGCAtgccccccctcccctgcccccccaccccccatcccttcccccccacccccaaagacaGCGGACCTGATCTGTCTGACCAGAACTCGGGTGGGGAGCTGCTGAGCCCCAGGTGACCTGCCCTGAGTTCCCGTGACCCCTTCCCAGCTGAGATGCTGGAGACAGTGCTTGGGCCATGGAGCATACGTGGGGTGTTGGGCTGTGGTTGCAGCTGGCCGACCCCTCCCTGGCCTTTCTGTACTTCCTTCTAGAAGCCGGTGGCCGCAGGGTGGTGTCCCATGAGGTTGTGCTGGGGGGCAAGTTAGCAGCCAAGACCAGCTTCTCGCTGGGCCGTCCCAGCAGCCCGCGGGTAGAGGAGCTGAAAGGTGAGTTAGTAACTGCTAACCACTCTCCCGTGTCCTCGGTTTGTCTGTCCTGTAGCATCGGGCCGTTGTCCCTCCTGTTCAGCACTGACAGCCAGTGTTCCCACCGGGATGTCCCTGTACAATACAGCCATAGGTGTGCGTGCATACccacatgcatgaatgtgtgcgtgcgtgcataccCACATGCGTgaatgtgtgcgtgcgtgcgtgcataccCACGTGTGTGAATGCGTGCGTGCGTCCCTCCCCTCTGGCAACACTGACACCCAGTGTCCCTGCAGGGACTGCCCTATACGGCCGCCTCAGGGAGTACCTACTCACTCAGGAGCAGCTAAAGGAGAACGGctaccccttcccccaccccgaGCGCCCAGGGGGTGCAGTCATCTTCACAGCAGAGGAGAAGAAGCCCAAGGACCGTGAGTGCCCTCCCATATCACCTCAGGCAGGAGGGCTGGGTGGGTAGCTCTGGTGTTAGGACACACAGCTTGGGCAGGCGCTTCATTGTGCTCGGGGTACTGGGTGCCGGCCCCTCACCCACTGGCCTCTGCCTGTCCATCTGTCTTCATACACAGCCTCCTGCAGGATTTGCTGTCGCTGCGGCACTGAGTACCTCGTGTCCTCCTCCGGCCGCTGCGTACGCAGTGAGGAGTGTTACTACCACTGGGGGCGGCTGCGGCGGAATCGAGGTGAGGCTGCAATTGCAGCGAGCCATGCCCACCTGTGCAGTGCTGGCCCCGAGGACTCCTGCCCATCTCACCCCGCCCACGTCTGAAGGCCTGGCCTTCTGCAGTCTATGTGTTCCTTCCGAGCACAGCTCTGCTTGTCTCACCCCTGCAGTGTCCCTGAGGGTGGGGACCTTGGCCAGGCCTGCATCAGCTTGTGACACTATGGCCCAGATCCTTTCCCTCAGTCCTCGTCCCTGACTGGGTGGGCCAGGTCCCTCCAGGTGCTGGGAACATCACCACTCTGTCTCTCACCAGTGGCTGGGGGCTGGGAGACGCAGTATATGTGCTGCTCAGCTGCCGTGGGCTCTGTGGGCTGTCAGGTCGCCAAGGTAAGTCCTACTATGCGCCACTCCCTGCTCTTGATCACTCCACTGCACTGAGGGACACAGTGGAGTCCTGTGCTCAGGCCCCAGCCAGGCCACAGGGCTCCTTGAGAGTCATGCATGGCCATGCCGGCCCTTCTGCTGACCCCCTGTTCCCCAGCAACACGTGCAGGACGGCCGGAAGGAGAACCTGGAGGGCTTTGTGCGCACCTTCCAGAAGGAGCTGCCCGAAGACGCTCAGGCGGGGGTCTTCGCCCTCGACTGTGAGATGGTGAGTCTGGGGTCTCAGGAACCCTGGTCCACCCTGGGATGGCAAGGGAGTGAAGCCAGCTGAGAACTGGCAAGGGAGCAGCTGAGGTGCAAGGGAGCAGCTGAGGTGCAAGGCTGTCACCGGCACAGCCTGCTGCTATCTGCACTGTCAGGCTAGTGTCCTGAGAGGGCCCTCAGCCTGCTTGGGAAGGGTTCTCTGAGCCCAGCCTGTGGCTCCCTCTGCCTTGGGGGCTCCTGTGCTGTCCCTACAGGGTCTCTGCAGCAGCCATGGCTAGCCGCAGAGGGGAGTGGGCTTGGGGGGGCCGGCTGCATCTGGTGCCCATCTCCCGTTCTTAGTCCTACACTACGTACGGCCTGGAGCTGACCCGAGTCACAGTCGTGGACACAGACATGCAGGTCGTGTATGACACCTTTGTCAAGCCTGACAATGAAGTTGTCGACTACAACACCAGGTGTGTCCCGGCCTACCGCGGGACCTCAGCCTCGTTCCCATCCTGCCCGGCCCGACGTGCTTCTTGATCCGGCCCTCTGCAGGTTCTCAGGAGTGACGGAGGCTGACCTTGTGGACACGAGCATCACGCTGCGGGACGTGCAGGCCGTCTTGCTGAGCATGTTCAGCGCCGACACCATCCTCATTGGACACAGCCTGGAGAGTGACCTGCTGGCTCTCAAGGTCATCCACGGCACGGTGGTGGACACGTCTGTGCTGTTCCCACATCGCCTGGGCCTGCCCTATAAGCGCTCCCTGCGCAACCTCATGGCTGACTACCTCAGACAGATCATCCAAGACAATGGTGAGGAGCCAGCTCCTGGAGTGGAGgtgcaggagggggaggggaggcacgGAAGTCAGGACGTGCTGATCGTGTCTGCCCTGTAGTGGACGGGCACAGCTCCAGTGAGGACGCCAGTGCCTGTATGCACCTTGTCATCTGGAAGATCCGAGAAGACGCCAAGACCAAGCGGTGACTCCCACCCAACATTACCATGCCGTCCCCCCTCTTCCAACCCTGGCTGCCCTCAGCCCCGACCCCTCAGCCCTGACGCCCTCGGCCTCTTTTCAAACTGTGTAATAAAACATGACAGCTGACCACGGGCTTCCTGAGCTAGAGCTGCCCAGAGCCAGGGCTGAGACTGACCGCCCCACGCCCGTCCAGCGTGTCACCGCCTCCTCCCCTAGGCCTGTGCCCTGGAGCTGCAGCCCAGGGCAGAGTTGGCCTTAGCCTCTGTGCCCCAGTCAGGcgcccccccacccctaccctccaGGCAGCGGCTCTGCCTTCCGCTCCTTTGTATATAATGCAGGCGACAGGACAAGCCCTCATGGTTTGAAACAGGGGTTGTCTTTTTTTACTTTatactgttatttttattaatttttaatttaaacctGCAGACCCGCACACCTCTTCAGCTGAGGGGTCCAACCCTGATGCCACTGGGATCCAGGGGCCAACCCCACGTGGTCAGTCCCATGGGTCTGGGTGTTTGCCCTGCCTTGTGGGGTAGCTTCCAGAACTTACCCC
The sequence above is drawn from the Apodemus sylvaticus chromosome 20, mApoSyl1.1, whole genome shotgun sequence genome and encodes:
- the Rexo1 gene encoding RNA exonuclease 1 homolog → MLRSTGFFRSIDCPYWAGAPGGPCRRPYCHFRHRGARGPGAPGSGGAASPAAGLGYDPCSPELPQPPTQRENGALAQGDGMLELELVNQAIEAVRGEVELEQRRYQELLETARGSARASALAPCSPATNVGDDDDTFSLALTYTPGGLLSPDAAYQPTPLAVPAEPGHKYSLAPSDRGQGKAAGGAAALEYVPKAVGQPRRWGRPVAGGKYVVDSSKPSTDLEYDPLSNYSARHLGRASAGDERATKRPRGSRGAEPYTPAPKKLCDPFSGCEARFSDSEDDVASPPKADVSSPKAGAGPESKAPGKPVSKEARDHEEAGPRGTKEMAVQCDVEDLGQPPRAPDAASLLRPGSQARASQDAGVPKEGRAKKKKSGTLASLSHKNKVLKKDKKKEKDAARPRGKEKVSADKKKLPASSPRGKAQGPEGTKKKPSSATTVASSGKGGPGRPSSTGPQDSGPGPRAPLAWKGVSIKKMPSGKMAERKAHSLDDGVPQDTPKLKKRALSHAELFGDESEEEDSGLGAGAPRVWPPTLPSLSSDSESDSDSSLGLAEVKVPKRLKAAPPASPAPPSPLSSSSSSSSSSGASQCAEEGVDYAALEKEVDFDVDPMEECLRIFNESTSVKTEDKGRLARQTPKEKTEEKTQAGLTTLFPGQKRRVSHLCKPGREAEAPKRTPVAPPARPPTAQEVCYRRAQQAQRDSASRLQAAPRPTERLSSVHISAPGEKRRIAHVPNPRLAAAPTGAKRALPASSSQVSHGPEPGSQPLKTRTLSGMASKTTTTVTPKRIAHSPSLQSLKKPVIPKEFGGKVPTVVRQRYLNLFIEECLKFCSSNQEAIEKALNEEKVAYDRSPSKNIYLNVAVNTLKRLRGLVPNTVPHLSKAGGRRVVSHEVVLGGKLAAKTSFSLGRPSSPRVEELKGTALYGRLREYLLTQEQLKENGYPFPHPERPGGAVIFTAEEKKPKDPSCRICCRCGTEYLVSSSGRCVRSEECYYHWGRLRRNRVAGGWETQYMCCSAAVGSVGCQVAKQHVQDGRKENLEGFVRTFQKELPEDAQAGVFALDCEMSYTTYGLELTRVTVVDTDMQVVYDTFVKPDNEVVDYNTRFSGVTEADLVDTSITLRDVQAVLLSMFSADTILIGHSLESDLLALKVIHGTVVDTSVLFPHRLGLPYKRSLRNLMADYLRQIIQDNVDGHSSSEDASACMHLVIWKIREDAKTKR